The segment AAAACCCAGGAAGATATATATGAGGCAATTTTAGGGTCGATCCACGATTATACAAAGGCAATATCTGGAAAAGAAGGGTGATCCGTTATGGGATACAGCGTTAATAAATTATTTAATAATTTTCCTTAATAAAGACACGGATTTTCCAATCTAGATCGAAAGTTCTATCCGTCTCCATTATCATGAATGCAAACAAGGAAATACCTTACCAAGGCGACCTTAAAGAAGGTTCCGGTTTGCCTCCAGAAAAACTTAAAATACTTATCGTAGATACAAGCAAGGTCATCCTTGAAATTATCTCCGCTGAATTCTCCTCATCTTTATTCGCAGTCCAAAAAGTATCTCTTATGGAAGAAGCTGCCAAACTTGCCAGGGAGAATAAATTCGACTTAATCACTTTAGGGATCCATTTGGAAGGTGGGACTGGATTCGATCTTTGCAAAGAAATCAGAGGTAAAGATAAGAAGGAAAAATTCGCATCCACAGCGGCCAGGATCATATTCGTAACCTCCGATTTTACTGAGGAAAATAGGATGATTGCTCATAACGCTGGAGCCGACGGTTTTATAGAAAAATCCCAGGAACTAAGTTCCTTTCAGTCTACGATAGATGAGATCGTAAAAGATCTGATACAAGAGAAAAAGGATCCTTCTCAAAAGAATCCTAGTTTAGAAAAACGCAAAGTACTTATCATAGATGATTCCGAACTGAACCTAGTATTGTTCAGAAGATTATTGGAATCAAAAGGTGCGGAAGTCCAAACCGCAATTTCCGGAAAACATGCACTCCAAATTTTGGAAGAAAATCCAAAGGACTTCCAGGCGATCTTCACTGATATGTACATGCCCGGAATGAATGGGAACGAACTCTGTAGTATCGTCCAAAAGAATCCAGCGTTCTCTCAGATTAGATTGGGGATCACTTCCGCCGCGGGCGAATCTTCTTTTACCAGAGACAAAATCCCAAATGGTGTGGAATTATTTTCCAAACCTTATGATATGCAAGAGATCTGTGATTTTTTGAAATAGTCTAGTTTCGCTTCTGAAGCCTGCTTCATAGGTTAGAGAAACTCGACTCCGACGATCACATCCGGATGGCATTCTCTTCTGATATCACCTTCTAACTTAGGCAATTTAGAAAACCAGGTTTTGTTTTCGAATAATAGATCGATCCAATAGAAAAACAAATTCGCTTCTCCCAATTCGTTTTGGATCTTGAGTTCTCCGAAATCTTTTTTGATCTCCCCTATTCTTTCGAAAGTCTCTCCGTTTTTGGTTTTATAATGTATCTCCCACGGTTCAGCCTTATAGGGAACACCTTGAGAATTCGGTTTGCCCGGGATCAATTTCCAAGCCTTCAATAAAACTCGAGAGATCTCCTCAAACTTTAAGGTTTTAGAATATTGTACATTCTCTCTCGTATGTTTGAATGAGAATTCTTTAGGTGCGGCCTTCCAAGTCCCGGTGATGGTTCTACCGTCGCAAAAGAATGCTTTTACATTCGGACCTGAATTTTGGTTATTCGAAGAATTGGAAGAATTTGTAGCATCCCCTCTTGCATCTAAACTCGGTTCGTTCGGAAGAGTTGGATCCTTGGGCAAACTAAGTTTTTGGCCAAAAATCGGAGCGACCAAAAACAAAAAAAGAAGGAGCCGATAATGGCTCCCTCTTTTGTCTGTGTCTTTCAATTTCACGAATGAAATCCCTTTTGAACTAAAGACGTTTTTGGATAGCCTCCATGAACTGGAAGGTATCTAATTGTTTCGGGCCTTTGGTTGTGGTAAGAAGGACTAAGTCCTTGGTCATCTCTCCCGCTTGGATAGTGTCGATTACCGCCTTCTCCAATTTTTGAGCGAAAGCAACCACATCAGGAGTTCCATCCAATTCTCCTCTCTTAGCAAGAGCTCCGGTCCATGCAAAGATAGAAGCTACAGAGTTGGTAGAAGTGGTTTCTCCTTTTTGATACTGACGGTAGTGACGAGTCACAGTTCCGTGAGCCGCTTCGTATTCGAATTTTCCGTCCGGAGAAACAAGAACAGAAGTCATCAGTCCTAATGATCCGAATCCGGATGCCACCATATCGGACATTACGTCTCCGTCGTAGTTCATTAGAGCCCAAAGCATTCCACCCGGGTTCTTAACAATCTGAGCGACAGCGTCGTCGATTAAGTAATACCAGTATTCGATTCCAGCAGCTTTTAATTCCGCTGCTCTTTTAGTAGAGACCTCGTCAAAGATTGCACGGAAACGAGCATGGTATTTTTTAGAAATGGTATCTTTAGTTGCGAACCAAACGTTGATCTTTTCAGAAATCGCATAATTGAAACAAGCTTCTGCGAAGCTATAGATGGACTTGTCCAAGTTGAACTGTCCCATCACAACTCCCGGTCCATCAAAGTCGTTAATAGTTACTCTTTCTTTTTCTTTTCCGTCTTTTGTAGTAAATACGATCTCTACTTTTCCTGCTTCCGGAATATAAAGTTCAGTGTCTTTGTAAAGGTCACCAAATGCGTGACGACCAACAACGATCGGCTTTTCCCAGGATCTCACTCCGGAAGGAATATTATTTACAATGATCGGTTTACGGAAAACAGTTCCGTCCAGAATGGAACGAATGGTTCCGTTCGGAGACTTCCACTCTTTTTTGAGTTTGTATTCAACGACTCGATCTTGGTTCGGAGTGATGGTAGCGCACTTAACGCCAACTCCGTATTTTAAAATAGCATTAGCGGAATCTACAGTGACCTTATCGTCCGTTTTATCGCGATATTCTACGCCTAGATCATAATAATCTAATTCTATATCAAGATAAGGATGAATGAAACGATCCTTAATTTCTTTCCAAATTATACGTGTCATCTCGTCCCCGTCGAGCTCGACGAGAGGAGTTTTCACCTTAATTTTAGCCATTGGAATGCTCCTTAGAATGTCAGATGGATTGCAGGTTTAAACCTTAGGTTTTTCCATTTTCTAAGGACTTAGGACTTCGGGAAAGAAGGATTCTCCTTTATTTTCAAGATTCCGCTTCGGAGGTAGTATAGGTTTTGGGTGGAAAAATAATTAATCGCAACCGGGAGGGAAACAATCCCCAAGACTGAAAAATAACGATATTTTAAAGAATCTTTTCCATTCAGACCGGTAATGGACTTTTCTAAACGTAAAAGTATCTTTTGCCAGCGTTGTAAGGTGGGGAGAAGAGAAGGATTACATCCTTCGAAATACAGACCTTCTGCAGAGCTAACGATTATATCTTTTAAATTACTGGGAAGAGCCGGAGAACCGAATAGGTCTCTTACCTTCACTAGGTCTTTTTCGACCTCGGACTCTGTTTGTCTTGGAATAGGAAGAATAGAGCTGATCCCTAAGGAAACAGGAAGGGAAAGACGGAACAAAAAGTCCGAAGCGACTATCGAATTCAAATATCTTCGAATTGTTTCGCCCAACGCATCGGTATGATCCAGCTGAGAATCGCTTAGATCTTTTACGGTTTGGATAGTGTACTGGCTGAGCTTGATCTTTTCCGTCCAGAACAGGCCCAGTAATTCCGTTTCCATGTGGGTAAAGAGTACATTTTTTACTCGGTCTTTTTTGGCAATCTCTATCTTGGGTGTCGAATTCTGTTTGGACTATACCGCTTATAGGGGAAAGTATTAGTACCAAAGGAATAAGCCCGTCCTATAAAGCAAAGATTCTATTCTTCTTCGCAAATCAATTCCACCAAGTAGCCATCCGGATCTTGGAAATTCAAAAAAAGTGTCTTAGCAGATTTACGAACACCGTATTCTAATCTTTGAGAGAATAATCTCTGCTCGATCTCGTGGAAACTTTTTGAATCAACTTTAATAGCAAAATCACATCCGGATCCAAATACAGGAGCAGAAGAATCATTCTTCTCTCCATAGATCGCTATATTCGATTTTCCAATTCCAAGAACTTTTGCGGCTCTCTCGGTCTCCTCCTCTTGGGGGAGACCGAAAATTTCACGATAAAAGTTCGCACTTACTTCCGGATCACGGGAGGTGATTCCGATATGATTTACTTCCATAAACATAATTTTACTCCCTTAATTCGCGATCGATTTGATCTAACTTCTGTTGAAGTTTCTGCCTCATCTTCTCTTTCATCCTACGTTTCCAATGTGCTCTTTCTCGATGACCATGGTGATGACCTGGACCAAACCAATGTCCGCCTTTAAACAAAATATGCGAAAGAACGAACAAACCTAAAGCTTGCCAGTAAGTGATCTGCTTGATCCCGAAAATATCAGGAAGCAACCAGTTCCAAAGTTGCCAAACCGCATAGGCCAAACCGAAGAAGAACAGCGGCATAAAGAAAATGATCAGAAAAAATTTTCCTAATCTATGTTTAAACTCGCCTGTACCGTGCATGGTTTTCCTCCAAAACTTAAAACTCTTCCAGAAAGAAAACCTTCAGGTCCTTCAAACGTTTTGCTAAAAAATCCTTAGCGTAAGATTTTCGTGCCGAGAGAGTTCCTTCTGGAATTCCGGTGGCTTCCGAAATTTCTCTGAAGGATTTTCCTTCGAACACGTTTTCCACAAACGCAGATTTTTGTTCTTCAGGTAATTCTTCTACAGCGATCGCTAATTCCTGGAGCACAAGACTTCTGTAAAATTCCTTTTCAGGTCCTGGCGTCGTATCTGGTATCGCGTCCTCTAAGAAAAACTCCTGCTCTAAACGAGAGTTAGAATACTTCCCCGCTTTTTTAAATCTGTACCAGTCCCCCACTTTATTGCGAAGTACCGCATACACATAAGCTAAAAGATATTCTATAGACCCCGCGGAATCCAGTTCAGTCACAGCGGTTAAAAAAGATTCCTGAAGAAGATCTTCTGCTTCTTCAGGATCCGCAACCCTGGAACGAACCCATGCAAGGATTCTATCTCTTTCCCGTCTGTAAATCGTGTCCAAGGATCCCAATGTGTTTCTCTTTCCTTAGAGAAGTAGTTGTAGCAAAGGGATTTTCCTTGGATTTTTTTTAATAAGAATTGGTTTGAAACGGAAAAAAAATGATCCAAAAAGGAAGAATTCCGGACCAGAACCCATTCGAATTTAAAATGCTCTGCATAAAAACTCCTGAAGTTCGATACTAAGGTCCCATATGGGAACGCTAAGTTTATCCCTTAGGTCCCATTTTTTCCTAAAACTCTAAATTTTTTTCAGCCATTTCCTTCGGCCAAAACCCGTCTCCCCGGAGGATTTTTATGAAGGCTAGAAGGAACAAAGATATAGAGGAACATTTCGGTTGGATGAAATTGAAAACGGATCAATTGGGTTTTTTAGGAATTATACATTCCGTAAACAGATTCTACGATTCTCTCCAAGGGTCCCAATCTAACGAACTTCGTTATTTTCGGAGAAAATTGGTAAAAACAGATTTCAGATATTCTAAAATTTTCATGAAGAAGTTCGGAGATTATGAATACCTCATCTATGCGTGCATCGAAACGGAAGGAAAATCAGAATCCGATTCTTGGATCCATGTGGATGGAATCAGAATGGAAAGGGACGAAATGAAAGCGAAAGGTGTAAAGGATCATCCTTCTTTCGAAATCAGATGTCTCAGCGATATTTTCGAATCCTCCTGTGTGCCGGCATCCAAATCGGAAGAAGATAAAATAGATTTGGATTGTATCTAATTTCAAAATATGGGGATAAGTCGTTTCAATTAAAAACAAAATTTGGAAAATTTATTTCCCCCGGACAAGAATTGCTTGCCGGAGAATAAAACCAAGGTTAGGAATTGATCCCCATGTTTTTCTTATCCGAAAATTCTTCGGCGAACGATTGTTCTTTTAAACGACGTAAAACCATTCTTTCTAAATCTATTTTGATCTTTTTGCTAGTATTCTGCGCTTTAGGAGAATGGAAACTAGAGGCGGACGAAACAAAGGTCCAGGCCAGAAAAACAAGCAAGCATGAAATGGGATTTCACCCTTATACTCAGGAAGGTTATTTCCAGGCCTGGAACTATTCCTTTACGGATGACCAGACCTGGATCTTTGCCACATTCATCGTAAGCAATTTAGGCCCGGGTACCAAAAATTGTGGAGTAAGTCTTGTCGTTTATGACAAACAAAACGGGACACAATTTTCCACCAGAGAATATTCCAAAGACGAGCTTAAAGCGGAAAATGGAAATTTAGAATTAGAAATTTATGATAGTTCTGTTTATAAGGGAGAAGGCGGCCCGGAGATCAAAATGATCACGGATACCGCGGAACTTGTTATAAGTTATAAAACCGGTTGGTCTAAAGCAGTTTCTCTGTCCGGAGGAAAGATCCATCTACCGGAAAAAGATAGTTTTGTACAAGCTGACATGGCATTCTCATCCGTTCCTGCAAAAGGATATTTAGTTTTGAACGGAAATAGAATGGAACTAAATGGAAGAGGGGGAATGGAACACCTTCTTACCAATTACGAAGTGTATAAATACAGCAGACGTTGGGAATTATATCGTTCCATTAATAGCGCAGGTGAAAGATTATTTGCAGGCGGTTTCATAGGAAACGAAAACTTTCCTGAAGAAGAGATTCGAACCGTAAGTGCGTTGGACCCTTCGGGGAAAATGTTATTCTCCGCAAAGGTTTTGAAGTCTGAAGTTTTAGAATCGGAAACGGAACCTTTCTCCGGATACCATCTTCCTATCAAAGAAAAGTTTTACTTAGATGAAAGTGGTTCCTGTAGTTTAACTGTCTCTCGAAAACATACTATAGGACAGATCTATGTTCTTTCGAATATTTCCGCGGTACTTCGGTTCTTTGTTCGATTATTCTTTACGAAACCTTATCAACTTTATTATATCACGGATTCCAAATTGGACTGTGCTCAAGTTCCGGAAGGAAATCTCCCGAAAGATAAGAACTTCCGGGGGATTTTTTCCTATTATCTAATCAATCCTTAAACGGCAGACTTTTTAGTACGAAGCAATAGATTTCCGTAATATATAGCAGTCAGAACAATCATGATCCAAGGGATTAAGTTTCCATAAAGAATATAAAATCCTGGAGGAGAATCAATCACTTGGATCTGTTGCCAACTGGTTTCCGCTTTCATAAGAGAAGTGGATTTACCTTCTATAAAATTCCCTAAATGATCCACGTAACCTGAGATACCGGAGTTAGTAGAACGGACTAGCCATCTTCTCCATTCTATCGCTCTTAATCTTCCTAACTCAAAATGTTGGTCACTTTCAGTAGTGGTCCCATACCATTTGTCATTGGTAAGATTTGCAATGAATTGAGGATTTCCTGAGTCTTTGAACTTTCTTACAAACTCCGGAACGATTACTTCATAACAGATCAGAGGAAGAAATGTACCTTCGTCCTTTAATTCTGTATGAGTCGGAGAATAATAATTTCTTACAAATTCCGCATCTATCCCTTCTGTTTTTTCCCAAGTAACAGGTAATACAGTAGGAGGATTTTCCTTAGGAATATCAGAATAATAATGCAGAAGATCGAAAGATTCTCCTGG is part of the Leptospira neocaledonica genome and harbors:
- a CDS encoding LIC_13246 family protein, whose translation is MKARRNKDIEEHFGWMKLKTDQLGFLGIIHSVNRFYDSLQGSQSNELRYFRRKLVKTDFRYSKIFMKKFGDYEYLIYACIETEGKSESDSWIHVDGIRMERDEMKAKGVKDHPSFEIRCLSDIFESSCVPASKSEEDKIDLDCI
- a CDS encoding RNA polymerase sigma factor; its protein translation is MGSLDTIYRRERDRILAWVRSRVADPEEAEDLLQESFLTAVTELDSAGSIEYLLAYVYAVLRNKVGDWYRFKKAGKYSNSRLEQEFFLEDAIPDTTPGPEKEFYRSLVLQELAIAVEELPEEQKSAFVENVFEGKSFREISEATGIPEGTLSARKSYAKDFLAKRLKDLKVFFLEEF
- a CDS encoding NADP-dependent isocitrate dehydrogenase, which codes for MAKIKVKTPLVELDGDEMTRIIWKEIKDRFIHPYLDIELDYYDLGVEYRDKTDDKVTVDSANAILKYGVGVKCATITPNQDRVVEYKLKKEWKSPNGTIRSILDGTVFRKPIIVNNIPSGVRSWEKPIVVGRHAFGDLYKDTELYIPEAGKVEIVFTTKDGKEKERVTINDFDGPGVVMGQFNLDKSIYSFAEACFNYAISEKINVWFATKDTISKKYHARFRAIFDEVSTKRAAELKAAGIEYWYYLIDDAVAQIVKNPGGMLWALMNYDGDVMSDMVASGFGSLGLMTSVLVSPDGKFEYEAAHGTVTRHYRQYQKGETTSTNSVASIFAWTGALAKRGELDGTPDVVAFAQKLEKAVIDTIQAGEMTKDLVLLTTTKGPKQLDTFQFMEAIQKRL
- a CDS encoding VOC family protein → MEVNHIGITSRDPEVSANFYREIFGLPQEEETERAAKVLGIGKSNIAIYGEKNDSSAPVFGSGCDFAIKVDSKSFHEIEQRLFSQRLEYGVRKSAKTLFLNFQDPDGYLVELICEEE
- a CDS encoding response regulator yields the protein MNANKEIPYQGDLKEGSGLPPEKLKILIVDTSKVILEIISAEFSSSLFAVQKVSLMEEAAKLARENKFDLITLGIHLEGGTGFDLCKEIRGKDKKEKFASTAARIIFVTSDFTEENRMIAHNAGADGFIEKSQELSSFQSTIDEIVKDLIQEKKDPSQKNPSLEKRKVLIIDDSELNLVLFRRLLESKGAEVQTAISGKHALQILEENPKDFQAIFTDMYMPGMNGNELCSIVQKNPAFSQIRLGITSAAGESSFTRDKIPNGVELFSKPYDMQEICDFLK